In Thermococcus gorgonarius, the genomic window CCGTAGGAACCTCCGGTAACGCCTATCCTCTCCGGGTCAATGAAGTCGAAGCGCTTTAGGGCTTCATCAACGACCTCCATCAGGTCCTGGTAATCCCTCTCCCCGTAGTGCCCCCTTATGTCAGCGAACTCTTCTCCATAACCGTCGCTTCCCCTTGGATTGGAGAAGATGACCACGAAGCCCTTAGCCGTTAGGACGTGGAACTCGTGCATGAAGGAGTAGCCGTAAGCGGTTTTGGGCCCGCCGTGGATTTCAAGAACCGCGGGATACTTCTTGCCCGGCTCGAAGCCAAGGGGCCTCATAATCCACGCGTCTATCTCCACTCCATCGCTGGCCTTAACCTTAAAGTGTTCGGGCTGTGAGAGGTTGTAATCCTTAATCCAGCCGTTGAAGTCTGTAACGCGCTTCTCCTTCCCGTCCCTCATGACGTAAAGCTCCGTTGGAGTTACCGCGTCCTGGGCGGTGAAGGCTATGTAGTCGCCTATGGCAAAGCTCTCGACGCTCCTATCGCCGCCGACAACGCGCTCGATCTTCCCGTCGAGGTTTACCCTGAAGAGGTTCGCCCTCGGGCCGTCGGTAGCGACGTAGTAAACCCAGCCGTCCTTAAAGACGAGCTCTGCCCTCTGGCTTCCCCTAACGTCGCAGTTGAGCGAGTTGTAAGCGGAGCGGTCGAGGTCTTTCGTGAGCTTCCTCATCTCGCTGGTTTCAGGATTGTAGTGGTAGATGTGGGTGTTGGTCGGGATCCCCCTTTCCCTCGTGTTGGCCTTGAGGATGAAGGTTCCGTCGTCGAGCGGGATGAAGTCGCTCACGCTCCACTTTCCGGGTGTCAGGCGCTTTGCCTTCCTCCCCTCAAGGACGTAGAGATCACTGACCATCGGCTTCTTTTCGCGGTCCTCTTGGGCGATAAAGTAGAGCCTGCCGTTGTGGACGCGGATTTGAGAGACATCGAAGTTCTTTGGAGTCAGGCGCTTCTTCTTCCCGGTTTCGACGTCCACTAGGTAGACAACGCTCCTCTTTCCATAGACCCAGCCAACACCGTTGAACCAGAAGGGTATTTCCTTGATGATGTGGACGTCATCCTTTGGCTTCTTCTCGACGTCTATTGGTGTCACAACGGCTATGCTCCTGCCGTCCTCCGTGAAGCGGAGGTTTCTTATCCCGTACTTGAACTTCGCTAAGAGCCTCGCCTCGCCGCCGTCGGTCGGAATAACGTACAGCTCGGCTTCTTTGCTCTCCTTGTCGCGCTTCGATGTAAAGGCCACGAGCTTCCCATCCGGCGAAAAGCGCGGATTCCCGTCCTTTTTGCCGGATGTGAAGGGTTTGACCTTCCTGCCGTCGTAGAGGTAGAGCCTTGAGAAGTAGTCGTCTTTCTCAACGCTTATCTCAGTCACTTGGAAAACGAGTTTCCTCTTGAAGGCGTCGATGTTTCCCACGAGCTTGAACTTTCCGAGGTCTTTCTCGGTCAGACCTTTCGCCATTTAGAATCACCGGATTAACTCGGTTCTTTTCGTATAAAAGCTTAGCGTTTCGATGGTTATCGAGATAAAAGACAATAATGTTAAATACCACAACATGGAACCGTATTGGGTGTTAGTTGTGGCAATTCTTATTGTAAAAAATGGACAACAGGTCATACGGGTCGAGGAATCCAAATTTGAAAACGAAGCATACCTTCAAAATTACATAGCTGAGAACCCAGAGCTAATTCCTCTGGAGGAGATTCATTCAGAAAGCAGGAACTTCATTGTGACAATAAGAGAGTTTGAAACCTCATCAGGACCTATTGACATCTTGGCAATTGACAACGCTGGTGACATATACATCATTGAAACCAAGCTTTCCAAAAATGCCGACAAAAGAAAAGTTCTTGCTCAGATTTTAGACTATGTCGCTGCATTATGGGAAGAATACTCAGAAAATCCCGACAAATTCGTGGAAGCTCTTGGAATAGACACAAGTGAGGATGTACTCTCGAACATAACAGAGAATCTCAGCAATAGTAATTTCAAGCTCATCGTTGCCATGGACTCTTTAGATGCAAGGCTGAAAACGTTAATCCGCTTCTTGAAGTCCCATTCTACCTTTGATGTTTATGCCTTGGAGTTTGATTATTACAAACTTAGTGATGATGATAAGACATACGAGATATTTGTTCCCAAACTCTTTGGGGTGGAAAGCACTGAAAAGAAACTCAGAACTACACGGAGAAAGTGGACAGTTGAGAGTTTTATGAACTACGTGGAGACCGAGCTTTACGCCCAGTTCCCTGAGAGGGCTCAAGCGATTAAAGCTATATACCAACACGCTCTGGAAAAAGGGTGGAATGTACGGGCTGGACAATCGAGGGGTGGTTCTATAAATTTGGTGCCTCCCAACCCGTTAATTAGTGATGGTA contains:
- a CDS encoding S9 family peptidase, which gives rise to MAKGLTEKDLGKFKLVGNIDAFKRKLVFQVTEISVEKDDYFSRLYLYDGRKVKPFTSGKKDGNPRFSPDGKLVAFTSKRDKESKEAELYVIPTDGGEARLLAKFKYGIRNLRFTEDGRSIAVVTPIDVEKKPKDDVHIIKEIPFWFNGVGWVYGKRSVVYLVDVETGKKKRLTPKNFDVSQIRVHNGRLYFIAQEDREKKPMVSDLYVLEGRKAKRLTPGKWSVSDFIPLDDGTFILKANTRERGIPTNTHIYHYNPETSEMRKLTKDLDRSAYNSLNCDVRGSQRAELVFKDGWVYYVATDGPRANLFRVNLDGKIERVVGGDRSVESFAIGDYIAFTAQDAVTPTELYVMRDGKEKRVTDFNGWIKDYNLSQPEHFKVKASDGVEIDAWIMRPLGFEPGKKYPAVLEIHGGPKTAYGYSFMHEFHVLTAKGFVVIFSNPRGSDGYGEEFADIRGHYGERDYQDLMEVVDEALKRFDFIDPERIGVTGGSYGGFMTNWIVGHTNRFKAAVTQRSISNWVSFFGTTDIGYFFAPDQIGGDPWSNTEGYWEKSPLKYAPNVETPLLIIHSMEDYRCWLPEALQFFTALKYLSKTVELALFPGENHDLSRGGKPKHRVRRLELIVGWMERWLKESRNFQGQP
- a CDS encoding endonuclease NucS domain-containing protein, which translates into the protein MVIEIKDNNVKYHNMEPYWVLVVAILIVKNGQQVIRVEESKFENEAYLQNYIAENPELIPLEEIHSESRNFIVTIREFETSSGPIDILAIDNAGDIYIIETKLSKNADKRKVLAQILDYVAALWEEYSENPDKFVEALGIDTSEDVLSNITENLSNSNFKLIVAMDSLDARLKTLIRFLKSHSTFDVYALEFDYYKLSDDDKTYEIFVPKLFGVESTEKKLRTTRRKWTVESFMNYVETELYAQFPERAQAIKAIYQHALEKGWNVRAGQSRGGSINLVPPNPLISDGRSILTVYAEYGTVQVSFGWINDNEIGNAAARIIAEKLKKAGMKLQSDYRNRYVGIPERLWVPNPKVLLEIIDEITKLPKSDQTLS